A genome region from Gallus gallus isolate bGalGal1 chromosome 9, bGalGal1.mat.broiler.GRCg7b, whole genome shotgun sequence includes the following:
- the TRPM2 gene encoding transient receptor potential cation channel subfamily M member 2 isoform X2 produces the protein MAVRGRHTKVLPSQLNKVCPERGDGPTTHPREMSDFEVVPNLQQSSSSVAKGQRKAHFPSGSNEKENLISWIPENIRKKECTYFVESSQTSDSGRVVCECGYLREQHLEDAAKPPLFLGKEWDPNRHIQEMPTDAFGDIHFTGLGQKTGKYVRVSSDTPPRVIYHLMTQHWGLDAPNLLISVTGGAKNFIMKPRLKNIFRQGLVKVAQTTGAWIITGGSHAGVMKQVGEAVRDFVLSCSYKEGDVVTIGIATWGTVYNRESLICPMGGFPAEYVLDEENQGSLSCLDSNHSHFILVDDGTHGRYGVEIPLRTRLEKFISKQTKVKGGVAIKIPIVCVVLEGGPGTLDTIYNAITNGTPCVIVEGSGRVADVIAQVAGLPVSEITIALIRKKLSVLFHDTYEQFTEGRVVEWTKKIQDIVRSRQLLTIFREGKYGQQDVDVAILQALFKASRNQDHFGRENWDHQLKLAVAWNRVDIARSEIFTDDYEWKPTDLHSVMAAALISNKPEFVKLFVEQGVRLKEFVTWDTLVYLYDNMAPSCLFHSKLQKVLLEEKEHTASSKMPRIQLHHVSQVLRELLGRSTQPLYPKPKHTERPRLSIPVPHIKLNVQGSSLRSLYKRTSGRVTFTIDPVRDLLIWAVVQSRKELAEIIWAQSQDCMAAALACSKILKELAKEEEDTDTTDEMLALAEQYEHKAIGVFTECYRKDEERAQKLLVRVSEAWGKTTCLQLALEAKNMNFVSHGGVQAFLTKVWWGKMCVDNGLWRVIVCMLFFPLLYTSFIAFREKKMQPMGCLTRFRAFFTAPVVIFHMNILSYFTFLLLFAYVLMVDFQPSPSWWEYLIYFWLFSLVCEEIRQLLHDPDGLGALKMASLYFKDFWNKLDVGAIVVFIVGLTCRLIPSTLYPGRIILSLAFIIFCLRLMHIFTVSKTLGPKIIIVKRMMKDVFFFLFLLAVWVVSFGVAKQAILIHNEERVEWLFRGVVYHSYLTIFGQIPSYIDGVNFNIDQCSPNGTDPYKPKCPETNEDNKEPIFPEWLTVILLCLYLLFTNILLLNLLIAMFNYTFQQVQQHTDQIWKFQRHDLIEEYHGRPPAPPPFILLSHLQLLVRRGLLRRPATRHRQLKEKLEKNEEAALLSWEMYLKENYLQHQQCQEKQNTEQKIRDIAQRVDVLADLLDMDRVKRTSLVEQRLGALEDQVHQSAKALRWIMQALQGSGFSSEEDMPPLVSSRTSEEKELDPEEKPEEKQPPYHVLARNLLYPGSHTIRFPVPDEKVPWEVDFQLYDPPAYSADHRDTAVQDPFRPSLESLLKINYNAMDGLIDRQSFHGLYAVQDGLPLNPMGRTGLRGRGRLHCFGPNHALHPVVTRWRRNLDGSIIRKSLKKMLEVLVAQYPVSDVWALPGGSLEPGETLPLKLKWILRREFWPQFQNLLKQGTEIHKGYLDDPRNTDNAWVETVAISVHFDNQNDVEMKRLNSVLDRRIPLHANHKQLLQKVSTLLGAYY, from the exons ATGGCGGTGCGTGGCCGGCACACCAAGGTGCTCCCCTCCCAGCTGAACAAAGTGTGCCCTGAGAGAGGGGACGGCCCCACCACACACCCCAGGGAGATGAGCGACTTCGAGGTGGTCCCCAacctccagcagagcagcagcagcgtggctAAGGGCCAGCGGAAGGCACATTTCCCCTCTGGCAGCAATGAGAAG GAAAATCTCATCTCATGGATTCCTGAAAACATCCGGAAGAAAGAGTGCACATACTTTGTGGAAAGCTCCCAGACCTCAGACTCTGG GAGGGTGGTGTGCGAGTGTGGCTACCTCAGGGAACAGCACCTGGAAGATGCTGCCAAACCTCCCCTCTTCCTGGGGAAGGAGTGGGACCCCAACAGGCACATCCAGGAAATGCCAACAGATGCCTTTGGTGACATCCACTTCACGGGCCTGGGACAGAAGACAGGAAAG TATGTGCGTGTCTCCTCTGATACTCCTCCTCGGGTCATCTACCACCTCATGACACAGCACTGGGGCCTTGATGCACCCAACCTGCTCATCTCGGTCACCGGTGGGGCCAAAAACTTCATCATGAAGCCAAGGCTAAAGAACATCTTCCGGCAAGGGCTAGTCAAAGTGGCCCAGACCACTG GGGCCTGGATCATCACAGGGGGGTCCCATGCTGGTGTGATGAAACAGGTGGGAGAGGCAGTGCGAGACTTCGTCCTCAGCTGCAGCTACAAGGAAGGCGATGTTGTCACCATTGGCATTGCCACCTGGGGGACTGTGTACAACCGGGAGAGCCTCATCTGCCCCATG GGGGGCTTTCCAGCTGAGTATGTACTGGATGAAGAGAACCAAGGCAGCCTCTCATGTCTGGACAGCAATCACTCCCACTTCATCCTCGTGGACGATGGGACCCATGGGAGGTATGGAGTAGAAATCCCCCTGAGGACCCGGCTGGAGAAGTTCATTTCCAAACAGACCAAGGTGAAAGGAG gTGTTGCCATCAAGATCCCCATCGTTTGTGTGGTGCTGGAAGGAGGCCCTGGGACACTCGAT ACTATCTACAATGCCATCACCAATGGGACCCCCTGTGTGATTGTGGAAGGGTCTGGGCGTGTGGCCGATGTCATTGCACAGGTGGCTGGCCTGCCTGTGTCCGAGATAACCATCGCCTTGATCCGCAAGAAGCTGAGTGTGCTTTTCCACGATACCTATGAGCAATTCACCGAGGGCCGGGTGGTGGAGTGGACCAAGAAG ATCCAAGACATAGTGCGGAGCCGGCAACTCCTGACCATTTTCAGAGAGGGCAAATATGGTCAGCAGGATGTGGATGTGGCCATCCTCCAGGCGCTGTTCAAAG CATCCCGAAACCAGGACCACTTCGGTCGTGAGAACTGGGACCACCAGCTGAAGTTAGCCGTGGCCTGGAACAGGGTGGACATTGCTCGGAGTGAGATCTTCACAGACGACTATGAGTGGAAG CCCACAGATCTCCACTCCGTGATGGCAGCTGCCCTGATCTCCAACAAGCCAGAGTTTGTGAAGCTATTTGTGGAACAGGGAGTGCGTCTCAAGGAGTTTGTCACCTGGGACACCCTGGTTTACCTCTATGACAACATGGCTCCATCCTGCCTGTTCCACAGCAAGCTGCAGAAAGTCCtcctggaggagaaggagcacacagccagctccaAAATGCCACGAATCCAACTGCATCATGTCTCCCAGGTGCTGCGGGAGCTGCTGGGCCGCTCCACACAACCTCTCTACCCCAAGCCCAAGCACACGGAACGGCCCCGGCTCTCCATCCCTGTCCCCCACATCAAGTTGAAC GTTCAGGGGTCAAGCCTCCGGTCCCTCTACAAACGCACCTCTGGCCGAGTCACCTTCACTATTGACCCAGTGCGTGACCTGCTCATCTGGGCCGTGGTCCAGAGCCGCAAAGAACTGGCAGAAATCATCTGGGCCCAG AGCCAGGACTGCATGGCGGCTGCTCTGGCCTGCAGCAAGATCCTGAAGGAGCTGGccaaggaggaggaagacaCAGACACCACTGATGAAATGCTGGCCCTGGCTGAGCAGTACGAGCACAAGGCAATTG GTGTGTTCACAGAGTGCTATCGCAAGGATGAAGAGAGAGCCCAGAAGCTCCTCGTCCGTGTCTCTGAGGCCTGGGGGAAGACAACCTGTCTGCAGCTGGCACTGGAGGCCAAGAACATGAATTTCGTGTcccatgggggtgtgcag GCCTTCCTAACCAAAGTCTGGTGGGGGAAGATGTGTGTGGACAACGGGCTTTGGCGGGTGATCGTGTGCATGCTCTTCTTCCCACTCCTCTACACCAGCTTCATCGCCTTCAG GGAGAAGAAGATGCAGCCCATGGGCTGCCTGACACGTTTCCGAGCCTTCTTCACAGCACCTGTCGTCATCTTCCACATGAACATCCTCTCTTACTTCACCTTCCTCTTGCTCTTCGCCTACGTCCTGATGGTCGACTTCCAGCCGTCACCATCCTGGTGGGAGTACCTCATCTACTTCTGGCTCTTCTCCCTGGTGTGCGAGGAGATCCGCCAG CTCTTGCATGATCCAGATGGGCTCGGAGCCCTGAAGATGGCTTCCCTGTATTTCAAGGACTTCTGGAACAAGTTGGATGTCGGTGCCATCGTGGTGTTCATCGTGGGGCTGACCTGCAG GCTGATTCCATCAACGCTATACCCGGGGCGCATCATACTGTCACTGGCATTTATCATTTTCTGCCTGCGCCTGATGCACATTTTCACAGTCAGCAAGACGCTGGGGCCCAAGATCATCATTGTGAAGCGCATG ATGAAGGAtgtcttcttcttcctcttcctgctggcagTGTGGGTGGTGTCCTTCGGGGTTGCCAAGCAGGCCATCCTGATCCACAACGAGGAACGCGTGGAGTGGCTTTTCCGTGGTGTGGTCTACCACTCCTACCTGACCATCTTCGGGCAGATCCCCTCCTACATTGATG GGGTGAACTTCAACATCGATCAGTGCAGCCCCAATGGGACTGACCCCTACAAGCCCAAGTGCCCAGAGACCAACGAGGACAACAAGGAGCCCATCTTCCCAGAGTGGCTGACGGTCATCTTGCTGTGCCTGTACCTACTCTTCACCAACATCCTCCTCCTGAACCTCCTCATCGCCATGTTCAA CTACACCTTCCAGCAGGTCCAGCAGCACACGGACCAGATCTGGAAGTTCCAGCGGCACGACCTCATTGAGGAGTACCACGGCCGCCCACCCGCACCTCCACCCTTCATCCTCCTCAgccacctgcagctcctggtgcGGCGGGGGCTGCTCCGCAGGCCGGCCACGCGCCACAGGCAGCTCA aagagaagctggAGAAGAACGAAGAAGCCGCCCTCCTCTCCTGGGAGATGTACCTGAAGGAGAACTACCTGCAGCACCAACAGTGTCAGGAGAAgcagaacacagagcagaagatCCGAGACATTGCACAGAG AGTTGATGTGCTGGCAGACCTGCTGGACATGGATCGGGTGAAGAGGACGAGTCTGGTGGAGCAGAGATTGGGCGCCCTGGAAGATCAG GTCCATCAGAGTGCCAAAGCCCTGAGGTGGATCAtgcaggcactgcagggcagtggcTTCAGCTCAGAGGAGGATATGCCGCCCTTGG TCTCCAGCAGGacttcagaggaaaaggagTTGGACCCAGAGGAGAAGCCTGAAGAGAAGCAGCCCCCATACCACGTGCTGGCCCGGAACCTTCTCTACCCAGGGTCCCACACCATCCGCTTCCCCGTGCCGGATGAGAAGGTGCCCTGGGAG GTGGATTTCCAGCTCTACGACCCTCCTGCCTATTCAGCCGACCACAGGGACACAGCTGTGCAAGACCCCTTCAGACC CTCCTTGGAGTCTCTCCTGAAGATCAACTACAATGCCATGGATGGGCTGATCGACAGGCAGAGCTTCCACGGCCTCTATGCCGTGCAGGATGGACTGCCACT GAATCCCATGGGCAGGACGGGGCTGCGCGGTCGCGGGAGGCTGCACTGCTTTGGGCCCAACCATGCCCTGCACCCAGTTGTGACCCG ctggaggaggaacTTGGATGGGTCCATTATCAGGAAGAGCCTGAAGAAGATGCTGGAGGTCCTCGTGGCCCAGTATCCCGTGTCAGACGTCTGGGCATTGCCTGGG GGCTCGCTGGAGCCGGGTGAGACGCTGCCGCTGAAGCTCAAGTGGATCCTGCGTCGGGAGTTCTGGCCTCAGTTCCAAAACCTGCTGAAACAAGGCACCGAG ATACACAAGGGGTACCTCGATGACCCCCGCAACACAGATAACGCCTGGGTTGAGACCGTTGCCATCAGTGTGCACTTTGACAATCAGAACGATGTGGAGATGAAGCGGCTGAATTCG GTGCTGGACAGGAGGATCCCGCTGCACGCCAACcacaagcagctcctgcagaaggtCTCCACCCTGCTCGGCGCCTACTACTGA
- the TRPM2 gene encoding transient receptor potential cation channel subfamily M member 2 isoform X3: MAVRGRHTKVLPSQLNKVCPERGDGPTTHPREMSDFEVVPNLQQSSSSVAKGQRKAHFPSGSNEKENLISWIPENIRKKECTYFVESSQTSDSGRVVCECGYLREQHLEDAAKPPLFLGKEWDPNRHIQEMPTDAFGDIHFTGLGQKTGKYVRVSSDTPPRVIYHLMTQHWGLDAPNLLISVTGGAKNFIMKPRLKNIFRQGLVKVAQTTGAWIITGGSHAGVMKQVGEAVRDFVLSCSYKEGDVVTIGIATWGTVYNRESLICPMGGFPAEYVLDEENQGSLSCLDSNHSHFILVDDGTHGRYGVEIPLRTRLEKFISKQTKVKGGVAIKIPIVCVVLEGGPGTLDTIYNAITNGTPCVIVEGSGRVADVIAQVAGLPVSEITIALIRKKLSVLFHDTYEQFTEGRVVEWTKKIQDIVRSRQLLTIFREGKYGQQDVDVAILQALFKASRNQDHFGRENWDHQLKLAVAWNRVDIARSEIFTDDYEWKPTDLHSVMAAALISNKPEFVKLFVEQGVRLKEFVTWDTLVYLYDNMAPSCLFHSKLQKVLLEEKEHTASSKMPRIQLHHVSQVLRELLGRSTQPLYPKPKHTERPRLSIPVPHIKLNVQGSSLRSLYKRTSGRVTFTIDPVRDLLIWAVVQSRKELAEIIWAQSQDCMAAALACSKILKELAKEEEDTDTTDEMLALAEQYEHKAIGVFTECYRKDEERAQKLLVRVSEAWGKTTCLQLALEAKNMNFVSHGGVQAFLTKVWWGKMCVDNGLWRVIVCMLFFPLLYTSFIAFREKKMQPMGCLTRFRAFFTAPVVIFHMNILSYFTFLLLFAYVLMVDFQPSPSWWEYLIYFWLFSLVCEEIRQLLHDPDGLGALKMASLYFKDFWNKLDVGAIVVFIVGLTCRLIPSTLYPGRIILSLAFIIFCLRLMHIFTVSKTLGPKIIIVKRMMKDVFFFLFLLAVWVVSFGVAKQAILIHNEERVEWLFRGVVYHSYLTIFGQIPSYIDGVNFNIDQCSPNGTDPYKPKCPETNEDNKEPIFPEWLTVILLCLYLLFTNILLLNLLIAMFNYTFQQVQQHTDQIWKFQRHDLIEEYHGRPPAPPPFILLSHLQLLVRRGLLRRPATRHRQLKEKLEKNEEAALLSWEMYLKENYLQHQQCQEKQNTEQKIRDIAQRVDVLADLLDMDRVKRTSLVEQRLGALEDQVHQSAKALRWIMQALQGSGFSSEEDMPPLVSSRTSEEKELDPEEKPEEKQPPYHVLARNLLYPGSHTIRFPVPDEKVPWEVDFQLYDPPAYSADHRDTAVQDPFRPSLESLLKINYNAMDGLIDRQSFHGLYAVQDGLPLWRRNLDGSIIRKSLKKMLEVLVAQYPVSDVWALPGGSLEPGETLPLKLKWILRREFWPQFQNLLKQGTEIHKGYLDDPRNTDNAWVETVAISVHFDNQNDVEMKRLNSFLQGCDPELCIRWQVLDRRIPLHANHKQLLQKVSTLLGAYY, encoded by the exons ATGGCGGTGCGTGGCCGGCACACCAAGGTGCTCCCCTCCCAGCTGAACAAAGTGTGCCCTGAGAGAGGGGACGGCCCCACCACACACCCCAGGGAGATGAGCGACTTCGAGGTGGTCCCCAacctccagcagagcagcagcagcgtggctAAGGGCCAGCGGAAGGCACATTTCCCCTCTGGCAGCAATGAGAAG GAAAATCTCATCTCATGGATTCCTGAAAACATCCGGAAGAAAGAGTGCACATACTTTGTGGAAAGCTCCCAGACCTCAGACTCTGG GAGGGTGGTGTGCGAGTGTGGCTACCTCAGGGAACAGCACCTGGAAGATGCTGCCAAACCTCCCCTCTTCCTGGGGAAGGAGTGGGACCCCAACAGGCACATCCAGGAAATGCCAACAGATGCCTTTGGTGACATCCACTTCACGGGCCTGGGACAGAAGACAGGAAAG TATGTGCGTGTCTCCTCTGATACTCCTCCTCGGGTCATCTACCACCTCATGACACAGCACTGGGGCCTTGATGCACCCAACCTGCTCATCTCGGTCACCGGTGGGGCCAAAAACTTCATCATGAAGCCAAGGCTAAAGAACATCTTCCGGCAAGGGCTAGTCAAAGTGGCCCAGACCACTG GGGCCTGGATCATCACAGGGGGGTCCCATGCTGGTGTGATGAAACAGGTGGGAGAGGCAGTGCGAGACTTCGTCCTCAGCTGCAGCTACAAGGAAGGCGATGTTGTCACCATTGGCATTGCCACCTGGGGGACTGTGTACAACCGGGAGAGCCTCATCTGCCCCATG GGGGGCTTTCCAGCTGAGTATGTACTGGATGAAGAGAACCAAGGCAGCCTCTCATGTCTGGACAGCAATCACTCCCACTTCATCCTCGTGGACGATGGGACCCATGGGAGGTATGGAGTAGAAATCCCCCTGAGGACCCGGCTGGAGAAGTTCATTTCCAAACAGACCAAGGTGAAAGGAG gTGTTGCCATCAAGATCCCCATCGTTTGTGTGGTGCTGGAAGGAGGCCCTGGGACACTCGAT ACTATCTACAATGCCATCACCAATGGGACCCCCTGTGTGATTGTGGAAGGGTCTGGGCGTGTGGCCGATGTCATTGCACAGGTGGCTGGCCTGCCTGTGTCCGAGATAACCATCGCCTTGATCCGCAAGAAGCTGAGTGTGCTTTTCCACGATACCTATGAGCAATTCACCGAGGGCCGGGTGGTGGAGTGGACCAAGAAG ATCCAAGACATAGTGCGGAGCCGGCAACTCCTGACCATTTTCAGAGAGGGCAAATATGGTCAGCAGGATGTGGATGTGGCCATCCTCCAGGCGCTGTTCAAAG CATCCCGAAACCAGGACCACTTCGGTCGTGAGAACTGGGACCACCAGCTGAAGTTAGCCGTGGCCTGGAACAGGGTGGACATTGCTCGGAGTGAGATCTTCACAGACGACTATGAGTGGAAG CCCACAGATCTCCACTCCGTGATGGCAGCTGCCCTGATCTCCAACAAGCCAGAGTTTGTGAAGCTATTTGTGGAACAGGGAGTGCGTCTCAAGGAGTTTGTCACCTGGGACACCCTGGTTTACCTCTATGACAACATGGCTCCATCCTGCCTGTTCCACAGCAAGCTGCAGAAAGTCCtcctggaggagaaggagcacacagccagctccaAAATGCCACGAATCCAACTGCATCATGTCTCCCAGGTGCTGCGGGAGCTGCTGGGCCGCTCCACACAACCTCTCTACCCCAAGCCCAAGCACACGGAACGGCCCCGGCTCTCCATCCCTGTCCCCCACATCAAGTTGAAC GTTCAGGGGTCAAGCCTCCGGTCCCTCTACAAACGCACCTCTGGCCGAGTCACCTTCACTATTGACCCAGTGCGTGACCTGCTCATCTGGGCCGTGGTCCAGAGCCGCAAAGAACTGGCAGAAATCATCTGGGCCCAG AGCCAGGACTGCATGGCGGCTGCTCTGGCCTGCAGCAAGATCCTGAAGGAGCTGGccaaggaggaggaagacaCAGACACCACTGATGAAATGCTGGCCCTGGCTGAGCAGTACGAGCACAAGGCAATTG GTGTGTTCACAGAGTGCTATCGCAAGGATGAAGAGAGAGCCCAGAAGCTCCTCGTCCGTGTCTCTGAGGCCTGGGGGAAGACAACCTGTCTGCAGCTGGCACTGGAGGCCAAGAACATGAATTTCGTGTcccatgggggtgtgcag GCCTTCCTAACCAAAGTCTGGTGGGGGAAGATGTGTGTGGACAACGGGCTTTGGCGGGTGATCGTGTGCATGCTCTTCTTCCCACTCCTCTACACCAGCTTCATCGCCTTCAG GGAGAAGAAGATGCAGCCCATGGGCTGCCTGACACGTTTCCGAGCCTTCTTCACAGCACCTGTCGTCATCTTCCACATGAACATCCTCTCTTACTTCACCTTCCTCTTGCTCTTCGCCTACGTCCTGATGGTCGACTTCCAGCCGTCACCATCCTGGTGGGAGTACCTCATCTACTTCTGGCTCTTCTCCCTGGTGTGCGAGGAGATCCGCCAG CTCTTGCATGATCCAGATGGGCTCGGAGCCCTGAAGATGGCTTCCCTGTATTTCAAGGACTTCTGGAACAAGTTGGATGTCGGTGCCATCGTGGTGTTCATCGTGGGGCTGACCTGCAG GCTGATTCCATCAACGCTATACCCGGGGCGCATCATACTGTCACTGGCATTTATCATTTTCTGCCTGCGCCTGATGCACATTTTCACAGTCAGCAAGACGCTGGGGCCCAAGATCATCATTGTGAAGCGCATG ATGAAGGAtgtcttcttcttcctcttcctgctggcagTGTGGGTGGTGTCCTTCGGGGTTGCCAAGCAGGCCATCCTGATCCACAACGAGGAACGCGTGGAGTGGCTTTTCCGTGGTGTGGTCTACCACTCCTACCTGACCATCTTCGGGCAGATCCCCTCCTACATTGATG GGGTGAACTTCAACATCGATCAGTGCAGCCCCAATGGGACTGACCCCTACAAGCCCAAGTGCCCAGAGACCAACGAGGACAACAAGGAGCCCATCTTCCCAGAGTGGCTGACGGTCATCTTGCTGTGCCTGTACCTACTCTTCACCAACATCCTCCTCCTGAACCTCCTCATCGCCATGTTCAA CTACACCTTCCAGCAGGTCCAGCAGCACACGGACCAGATCTGGAAGTTCCAGCGGCACGACCTCATTGAGGAGTACCACGGCCGCCCACCCGCACCTCCACCCTTCATCCTCCTCAgccacctgcagctcctggtgcGGCGGGGGCTGCTCCGCAGGCCGGCCACGCGCCACAGGCAGCTCA aagagaagctggAGAAGAACGAAGAAGCCGCCCTCCTCTCCTGGGAGATGTACCTGAAGGAGAACTACCTGCAGCACCAACAGTGTCAGGAGAAgcagaacacagagcagaagatCCGAGACATTGCACAGAG AGTTGATGTGCTGGCAGACCTGCTGGACATGGATCGGGTGAAGAGGACGAGTCTGGTGGAGCAGAGATTGGGCGCCCTGGAAGATCAG GTCCATCAGAGTGCCAAAGCCCTGAGGTGGATCAtgcaggcactgcagggcagtggcTTCAGCTCAGAGGAGGATATGCCGCCCTTGG TCTCCAGCAGGacttcagaggaaaaggagTTGGACCCAGAGGAGAAGCCTGAAGAGAAGCAGCCCCCATACCACGTGCTGGCCCGGAACCTTCTCTACCCAGGGTCCCACACCATCCGCTTCCCCGTGCCGGATGAGAAGGTGCCCTGGGAG GTGGATTTCCAGCTCTACGACCCTCCTGCCTATTCAGCCGACCACAGGGACACAGCTGTGCAAGACCCCTTCAGACC CTCCTTGGAGTCTCTCCTGAAGATCAACTACAATGCCATGGATGGGCTGATCGACAGGCAGAGCTTCCACGGCCTCTATGCCGTGCAGGATGGACTGCCACT ctggaggaggaacTTGGATGGGTCCATTATCAGGAAGAGCCTGAAGAAGATGCTGGAGGTCCTCGTGGCCCAGTATCCCGTGTCAGACGTCTGGGCATTGCCTGGG GGCTCGCTGGAGCCGGGTGAGACGCTGCCGCTGAAGCTCAAGTGGATCCTGCGTCGGGAGTTCTGGCCTCAGTTCCAAAACCTGCTGAAACAAGGCACCGAG ATACACAAGGGGTACCTCGATGACCCCCGCAACACAGATAACGCCTGGGTTGAGACCGTTGCCATCAGTGTGCACTTTGACAATCAGAACGATGTGGAGATGAAGCGGCTGAATTCG TTCCTCCAGGGCTGCGACCCGGAGCTGTGCATCCGCTGGCAGGTGCTGGACAGGAGGATCCCGCTGCACGCCAACcacaagcagctcctgcagaaggtCTCCACCCTGCTCGGCGCCTACTACTGA